One region of Emys orbicularis isolate rEmyOrb1 chromosome 4, rEmyOrb1.hap1, whole genome shotgun sequence genomic DNA includes:
- the PROX2 gene encoding prospero homeobox protein 2 has protein sequence MSLSPNPTALGTNEERDRERPVEKRSENYRENKRKQKLPQQQSPHVAQLAGRGRSSAKAEECHQLKEQLQVLQQQLRQLQEKFLQVYEFSDSDQSHKGMEKTMHLLKGKCGDSLDESSRKAECGELQTVMDGVPFSSVHIQEALTPGHLKKAKLMFFFTRYPSSTLLKTYFPDVQFNRCITSQLIKWFSNFREFYYIQMEKFARQAILEEVTDSKHLMVSRDSELFRALNMHYNKGNDFEVPDRFLEVASMTLREFFSAVRAGKDSDPSWKKPIYKIISKLDSDIPDVFKSSRCLQELLQS, from the exons ATGAGCCTCTCACCAAACCCTACCGCACTTGGTaccaatgaggaaagagacagagaaCGCCCTGTGGAGAAAAGAAGCGAGAACTACAGGGAGAACAAGAGAAAGCAGAAGCTTCCCCAGCAGCAAAGCCCACATGTAGCACAGCttgcaggaagaggcaggagcaGCGCCAAGGCAGAGGAGTGCCACCAACTGAAGGAACAGCTTCAAGTtttgcagcagcagctgaggcagCTTCAAGAGAAATTCTTGCAGGTTTATGAGTTCAGTGATTCAGATCAAAGCCACAAAGGGATGGAAAAGACCATGCACTTACTGAAGGGGAAGTGTGGAGACAGTCTAGATGAAAGCT CCAGGAAGGCAGAATGTGGAGAGCTGCAGACTGTAATGGATGGGGTGCCCTTCTCCTCAGTCCAT ATCCAGGAGGCTCTGACCCCTGGCCACCTGAAGAAGGCCAAGCTGATGTTCTTCTTCACTCGctaccccagctccactctgttGAAAACCTACTTCCCTGATGTCCAG TTCAACCGCTGCATCActtcccagctcatcaagtggtTCAGCAACTTCCGTGAGTTTTACTACATCCAGATGGAGAAGTTTGCCCGACAAGCCATCTTGgaggaagtcacggattccaaaCACCTGATGGTTTCTCGGGACTCTGAGCTATTCAGGGCCCTCAACATGCACTATAACAAGGGGAATGACTTTGAG GTCCCTGATCGCTTCCTGGAAGTTGCTAGCATGACCCTGCGGGAGTTCTTTAGTGCTGTCAGGGCAGGGAAGGACTCTGACCCCTCCTGGAAGAAACCCATTTACAAAATTATTTCAAAACTGGATAGTGACATCCCAGATGTGTTTAAATCTTCCCGCTGCCTCCAAGAACTACTCCAGAGTTAA